In Portunus trituberculatus isolate SZX2019 chromosome 24, ASM1759143v1, whole genome shotgun sequence, a single genomic region encodes these proteins:
- the LOC123508139 gene encoding long-chain-fatty-acid--CoA ligase 4-like isoform X2 — MAVRGVMTPHGWYVKALPSGEPYPLESRLNPLFREAGVTTLCGALKYSASLHGSKPCMATRQLLRREREEKNGKTFEKLELGEYRWKTYEEVQQAAVEVGLGVRRLGLEPLDRVVIFAETRAEWLTAAMGCLQHRITVCTLYTTLTDAGVAHGINETEVSLVFTSFDLLPRVARVLQQCPRVTTVVVMEDQLEDVGDTSKIPSNVRMVPFKSFCQKDPAVAAVSTPVPQADDVAIIMYTSGSTGTPKGVELSHTNILASVVAYSVQMNVGPQDRYLSFLPLAHIMELASEIALISLGATILYSSPHTLTSTSPKVMRGTEGDAKVARPTVMNAVPLVLDRIIKGVTQKVEKQGWLKSLVFSEAVKYKFWLEYIPFTSYFMNTFIFRRVQEELGGELKRLVVGGAPLSPQTHDTMRAIFDVSIQVGYGSTETSSCISGMDEDDTITGHTGGPNLGVLMRLVDWEEGNYRVTDKPNPRGEIVVGGPVVCKGYFKLPEENKTAFFEEDGMRWFRTGDIGEVNSLGSIKIIDRKKDLVKLKHGEYVSLGNTESKLKTLNNVENICVFADSTKDKTVAVVVPSADRLWKVAASVGIDEGTLTIEELCTDERVKEAILRELQAHGKKCGLTRWEVPAAVYLTLEPWTPDTGLVTAALKLRRKQLSHHYEHSVHDMYSRLD; from the coding sequence ATGGCGGTGCGGGGCGTGATGACTCCCCATGGATGGTACGTAAAGGCACTACCCTCGGGGGAGCCATACCCCCTGGAGTCCCGCTTGAACCCACTGTTCCGTGAGGCAGGTGTCACCACGCTTTGTGGCGCCCTCAAGTACAGCGCCTCATTGCACGGTTCCAAGCCCTGCATGGCCACCAGGCAGCTGCTGCGGCGGGAACGGGAAGAGAAGAACGGGAAGACGTTTGAAAAACTGGAGTTGGGCGAGTACCGATGGAAGACTTACGAGGAGGTGCAGCAAGCAGCGGTGGAGGTGGGCCTCGGTGTGCGACGTCTGGGACTAGAGCCACTGGACCGCGTGGTGATCTTCGCTGAGACCCGTGCCGAGTGGCTGACTGCTGCAATGGGCTGCCTACAGCACCGCATCACAGTGTGCACGTTGTACACCACGCTCACCGACGCTGGGGTGGCTCACGGCATCAATGAAACAGAAGTCTCACTTGTTTTCACATCCTTCGACCTGCTACCTCGCGTGGCCCGCGTGTTGCAGCAGTGCCCTCGGGTCacaacggtggtggtgatggaggatcAGTTAGAAGACGTAGGCGACACCAGTAAAATCCCCTCCAATGTCCGCATGGTGCCCTTCAAATCCTTCTGTCAAAAGGATCCCGCAGTGGCGGCAGTCTCGACGCCGGTGCCACAGGCGGACGACGTGGCCATCATTATGTACACAAGCGGGTCGACGGGTACTCCGAAGGGCGTGGAGCTGTCACACACCAACATCCTGGCTAGCGTGGTAGCTTACTCCGTCCAGATGAACGTGGGGCCACAGGACcgctacctttccttcctcccgttGGCACACATCATGGAGCTCGCTTCCGAGATCGCCCTCATCTCTCTTGGCGCTACTATCCTGTACTCCTCTCCGCACACTCTCACCAGCACCAGCCCCAAGGTGATGCGAGGCACCGAGGGGGACGCCAAGGTTGCACGGCCCACCGTCATGAACGCTGTGCCGCTGGTGCTGGACCGCATCATCAAGGGTGTGACACAGAAGGTGGAGAAACAGGGCTGGTTGAAGAGCCTTGTGTTTAGCGAAGCCGTTAAGTACAAGTTTTGGCTCGAGTACATCCCCTTCACTTCTTACTTCATGAACACGTTTATCTTCAGAAGAGTGCAAGAAGAACTGGGCGGTGAGCTAAAGCGGTTGGTGGTAGGTGGGGCACCACTCTCTCCTcagacccacgacaccatgcGAGCCATCTTTGACGTGTCCATCCAAGTCGGGTATGGATCTACGGAAACTTCTTCGTGCATCAGCGGTATGGACGAGGACGATACCATCACTGGCCACACGGGGGGCCCAAATCTGGGCGTGCTGATGCGGCTGGTGGACTGGGAGGAAGGAAACTACCGAGTTACAGACAAGCCGAATCCGCGCGGCGAGATCGTGGTGGGCGGCCCCGTTGTGTGCAAAGGCTACTTCAAGCTGCCGGAGGAGAACAAAACCGCGTTCTTCGAGGAGGACGGAATGAGGTGGTTCCGCACAGGTGACATTGGCGAGGTGAACTCCCTCGGCTCCATAAAGATCATCGACCGTAAGAAAGATCTGGTGAAGCTGAAGCACGGCGAGTACGTGTCTCTGGGTAACACGGAGTCCAAACTGAAGACTCTAAATAACGTGGAGAACATCTGCGTCTTTGCCGACTCCACCAAGGACAagacggtggcggtggtggtgccctCGGCGGATCGGCTGTGGAAGGTTGCGGCCAGCGTGGGAATTGATGAGGGTACGCTTACCATCGAGGAGCTGTGCACTGACGAGCGGGTAAAAGAGGCCATCCTGAGGGAGCTGCAGGCGCACGGTAAGAAGTGTGGCCTCACGCGGTGGGAAGTGCCCGCCGCCGTGTACCTGACTCTGGAACCCTGGACGCCCGACACCGGTCTGGTCACAGCGGCTCTCAAGCTGCGCCGCAAACAACTGAGTCACCACTATGAACACAGCGTCCACGACATGTACTCACGGCTCGATTAA
- the LOC123508139 gene encoding long-chain-fatty-acid--CoA ligase 4-like isoform X1 — translation MDCCCRMAVRGVMTPHGWYVKALPSGEPYPLESRLNPLFREAGVTTLCGALKYSASLHGSKPCMATRQLLRREREEKNGKTFEKLELGEYRWKTYEEVQQAAVEVGLGVRRLGLEPLDRVVIFAETRAEWLTAAMGCLQHRITVCTLYTTLTDAGVAHGINETEVSLVFTSFDLLPRVARVLQQCPRVTTVVVMEDQLEDVGDTSKIPSNVRMVPFKSFCQKDPAVAAVSTPVPQADDVAIIMYTSGSTGTPKGVELSHTNILASVVAYSVQMNVGPQDRYLSFLPLAHIMELASEIALISLGATILYSSPHTLTSTSPKVMRGTEGDAKVARPTVMNAVPLVLDRIIKGVTQKVEKQGWLKSLVFSEAVKYKFWLEYIPFTSYFMNTFIFRRVQEELGGELKRLVVGGAPLSPQTHDTMRAIFDVSIQVGYGSTETSSCISGMDEDDTITGHTGGPNLGVLMRLVDWEEGNYRVTDKPNPRGEIVVGGPVVCKGYFKLPEENKTAFFEEDGMRWFRTGDIGEVNSLGSIKIIDRKKDLVKLKHGEYVSLGNTESKLKTLNNVENICVFADSTKDKTVAVVVPSADRLWKVAASVGIDEGTLTIEELCTDERVKEAILRELQAHGKKCGLTRWEVPAAVYLTLEPWTPDTGLVTAALKLRRKQLSHHYEHSVHDMYSRLD, via the coding sequence TTGCAGGATGGCGGTGCGGGGCGTGATGACTCCCCATGGATGGTACGTAAAGGCACTACCCTCGGGGGAGCCATACCCCCTGGAGTCCCGCTTGAACCCACTGTTCCGTGAGGCAGGTGTCACCACGCTTTGTGGCGCCCTCAAGTACAGCGCCTCATTGCACGGTTCCAAGCCCTGCATGGCCACCAGGCAGCTGCTGCGGCGGGAACGGGAAGAGAAGAACGGGAAGACGTTTGAAAAACTGGAGTTGGGCGAGTACCGATGGAAGACTTACGAGGAGGTGCAGCAAGCAGCGGTGGAGGTGGGCCTCGGTGTGCGACGTCTGGGACTAGAGCCACTGGACCGCGTGGTGATCTTCGCTGAGACCCGTGCCGAGTGGCTGACTGCTGCAATGGGCTGCCTACAGCACCGCATCACAGTGTGCACGTTGTACACCACGCTCACCGACGCTGGGGTGGCTCACGGCATCAATGAAACAGAAGTCTCACTTGTTTTCACATCCTTCGACCTGCTACCTCGCGTGGCCCGCGTGTTGCAGCAGTGCCCTCGGGTCacaacggtggtggtgatggaggatcAGTTAGAAGACGTAGGCGACACCAGTAAAATCCCCTCCAATGTCCGCATGGTGCCCTTCAAATCCTTCTGTCAAAAGGATCCCGCAGTGGCGGCAGTCTCGACGCCGGTGCCACAGGCGGACGACGTGGCCATCATTATGTACACAAGCGGGTCGACGGGTACTCCGAAGGGCGTGGAGCTGTCACACACCAACATCCTGGCTAGCGTGGTAGCTTACTCCGTCCAGATGAACGTGGGGCCACAGGACcgctacctttccttcctcccgttGGCACACATCATGGAGCTCGCTTCCGAGATCGCCCTCATCTCTCTTGGCGCTACTATCCTGTACTCCTCTCCGCACACTCTCACCAGCACCAGCCCCAAGGTGATGCGAGGCACCGAGGGGGACGCCAAGGTTGCACGGCCCACCGTCATGAACGCTGTGCCGCTGGTGCTGGACCGCATCATCAAGGGTGTGACACAGAAGGTGGAGAAACAGGGCTGGTTGAAGAGCCTTGTGTTTAGCGAAGCCGTTAAGTACAAGTTTTGGCTCGAGTACATCCCCTTCACTTCTTACTTCATGAACACGTTTATCTTCAGAAGAGTGCAAGAAGAACTGGGCGGTGAGCTAAAGCGGTTGGTGGTAGGTGGGGCACCACTCTCTCCTcagacccacgacaccatgcGAGCCATCTTTGACGTGTCCATCCAAGTCGGGTATGGATCTACGGAAACTTCTTCGTGCATCAGCGGTATGGACGAGGACGATACCATCACTGGCCACACGGGGGGCCCAAATCTGGGCGTGCTGATGCGGCTGGTGGACTGGGAGGAAGGAAACTACCGAGTTACAGACAAGCCGAATCCGCGCGGCGAGATCGTGGTGGGCGGCCCCGTTGTGTGCAAAGGCTACTTCAAGCTGCCGGAGGAGAACAAAACCGCGTTCTTCGAGGAGGACGGAATGAGGTGGTTCCGCACAGGTGACATTGGCGAGGTGAACTCCCTCGGCTCCATAAAGATCATCGACCGTAAGAAAGATCTGGTGAAGCTGAAGCACGGCGAGTACGTGTCTCTGGGTAACACGGAGTCCAAACTGAAGACTCTAAATAACGTGGAGAACATCTGCGTCTTTGCCGACTCCACCAAGGACAagacggtggcggtggtggtgccctCGGCGGATCGGCTGTGGAAGGTTGCGGCCAGCGTGGGAATTGATGAGGGTACGCTTACCATCGAGGAGCTGTGCACTGACGAGCGGGTAAAAGAGGCCATCCTGAGGGAGCTGCAGGCGCACGGTAAGAAGTGTGGCCTCACGCGGTGGGAAGTGCCCGCCGCCGTGTACCTGACTCTGGAACCCTGGACGCCCGACACCGGTCTGGTCACAGCGGCTCTCAAGCTGCGCCGCAAACAACTGAGTCACCACTATGAACACAGCGTCCACGACATGTACTCACGGCTCGATTAA